The following DNA comes from Burkholderia sp. HI2500.
CGGCCGACGACGCCCGACAGCGGCATGCCGCCCGCGAGGCTCTTCGCCATCGTGATCAGGTCGGCCAGCACGTCGTAGTGCTGCATCGCGAACAGCTTGCCGGTACGCGCGAAGCCGGTCTGGACTTCGTCGGCGATCAGCAGGATGCCGTGTTCGTTACAGATCTTGCGCAGCGCGCGCACGAACTCGGCCGGCGCCGGGTTGAAGCCGCCTTCGCCCTGGACCGGTTCGAAGATGATCGCGGCGACGCGCTTCGGATCGATGTCGGCCTTGAACAGCATCTCGATCGCCTTGATCGAGTCGGCGGTCGTCACGCCGTGCACGGCGTTCGGGTACGGGGCGTGGAACACGTCGCCCGGGAACGGGCCGAAGTTCAGCTTGTACGGGGCGACCTTGCCGGTCAGCGCCATGCCCATCATCGTGCGGCCGTGGAAGCCGCCCGAGAACGCGATGACGCCCGGGCGGCCGGTCGCTGCACGCGCGATCTTGATCGCGTTCTCGACGGCTTCCGCGCCGGTCGTGAAGAACGCGGTCTTCTTCGGGAAATCGCCCGGCGCGCGGTCGTTGATCTTTTCAGCCAGCTCGACGTACGACGCGTACGGGACGATCTGGTAAGCGGTGTGCGTGAAGTTGTTCAGCTGATCCGCGATCGCCTTGACGATCTTCGGGTGGCGGTGGCCGGTGTTCAGCACGGCGATGCCGGCGGCGAAATCGATGAAGCGGCGGCCTTCGACATCCCACAGTTCCGCGTTCTCGGCGCGGGCTGCGTAGAAATCGCACATCACGCCGACGCCGCGCGGGGTGGCGGCGTTCTTGCGGGCCTGCAGGTCGGCATTCTTCACGGTCATCTCCTTGATGTTCTTTCCGGTGAGTAGAAATCGGGCGCTTCGACTGCCCATGGAGGCGACTATAATCACATTTGGCTCTGGCAATCAGAGCCATTTCAATAAATATTCAGGAGCCAATCATGCGCGCGAGCGTGTTGTCGGACTGGCTGGCGCAGCGCCTCGTGCGCGGCGGCGAACAGCCGATCTACCGGCAGCTTCACCGGCTGCTGCAACAGGCGATCCTGTCGCGCGAACTGCCGGCCGGCACGCGTGTGCCGTCGTCGCGGCTCCTGGCTGCCGAGCTCGGGATCGCGCGCAACACGGTCACGCAGGTTTACGAGCAGCTTGCGCTCGAAGGCTACGTGAACTCGGCGACCGGCCGCGGCACGTTCGTCGCCGACAGCGCGCCGGACGAGATCGTCGGTGCGCCGACCGACGCGGCTACCACCCACGCGGCGCTCGTGCAGCCGTCCGCGCGGCGGCTGTCCGCGCGCGGCACGCGGCTCGTGGAAGGCGCCGGCGTGTCGAAACGGCAGGGCGGCGCGTTCATGCCGGGCGTGCCCGATGTGTCGCGATTTCCGGCGCGGGTGTGGACGCGGCTGCACAACAAGTACTGGCGGCGCCTGCGCCCCGACCTGCTGACCTACGCGCCGGGCGGCGGGCTCGCGCTGCTGCGCGAGGCGCTGGCCGACTACCTGCGCACGTCGCGCTCGGTGCGCTGCACGCCGGAGCAGATCGTGATCACGACCGGCATCCACCAGTCGATCGACCTCGCGGTGCGGCTGCTGACCGACCCGGGCGATGCAATCTGGACCGAGGATCCGTGCTACTGGGGCGTGCGCAGCGTGCTGAACGTGTCGGGGCTGACAACGCGGCCGATTCCGGTCGACGACGAAGGCATCGCGCCGTCGGCCGCCGATCTCGCCGAACCGCCGAAGCTGATGCTGGTCACGCCGTCGCACCAGTATCCGCTCGGGATGGTGATGAGCCTCGCGCGGCGGCGGATGCTGCTCGAATACGCGCGCCAGCACGGCTGCTGGATCATCGAGGACGACTACGACAGCGAATTCCGCTACGGCAGCCGGCCGCTCGCGTCGCTGCAGGGTCTCGATACGGCCGGGCAGGTGATCTATGTCGGCAGCTTCGGCAAGACGCTGTTCCCGGGGCTGCGGGTCGGTTATCTGGTTGCGCCGGAGCCGCTCGCGGAAAGTTTCGCGACCGCCAGCGCCGAGCTGTATCGCGAAGGGCAGTTGCTGCAGCAGGCGGTGCTGGCCGAGTTCATCGCGGAAGGGCACTTCGTGTCGCATATCCGCAAGATGCGCACGTTATATGGGCAGCGCCGCGAGGTGCTGCTCGACGCGGTCGCGCAGCGCTACGGCGACACGCTGCACGCGCTCGGCAGCGATGCGGGGCTGCATCTGGTCACGCAGTTGCCGGAAGGCGTCGACGATCGCGCGGTCGCGCAGGCCGCCCTCGAACGCAATATCGTCGTGCGGCCGTTGTCGGGGTATTACGC
Coding sequences within:
- a CDS encoding 4-aminobutyrate--2-oxoglutarate transaminase; the encoded protein is MKNADLQARKNAATPRGVGVMCDFYAARAENAELWDVEGRRFIDFAAGIAVLNTGHRHPKIVKAIADQLNNFTHTAYQIVPYASYVELAEKINDRAPGDFPKKTAFFTTGAEAVENAIKIARAATGRPGVIAFSGGFHGRTMMGMALTGKVAPYKLNFGPFPGDVFHAPYPNAVHGVTTADSIKAIEMLFKADIDPKRVAAIIFEPVQGEGGFNPAPAEFVRALRKICNEHGILLIADEVQTGFARTGKLFAMQHYDVLADLITMAKSLAGGMPLSGVVGRADVMDAAAPGGLGGTYAGNPLAVASAHAVLEIIDEEKLCERATQLGDVLKAKLNALQADVPQIADVRGPGAMIAVEFLKPGSGEPDAEFTKRVQARALERGLLLLVCGVYSNVVRFLFPLTIPQAVFDEALVILEEVLKETVGVPA
- the pdxR gene encoding MocR-like pyridoxine biosynthesis transcription factor PdxR — its product is MRASVLSDWLAQRLVRGGEQPIYRQLHRLLQQAILSRELPAGTRVPSSRLLAAELGIARNTVTQVYEQLALEGYVNSATGRGTFVADSAPDEIVGAPTDAATTHAALVQPSARRLSARGTRLVEGAGVSKRQGGAFMPGVPDVSRFPARVWTRLHNKYWRRLRPDLLTYAPGGGLALLREALADYLRTSRSVRCTPEQIVITTGIHQSIDLAVRLLTDPGDAIWTEDPCYWGVRSVLNVSGLTTRPIPVDDEGIAPSAADLAEPPKLMLVTPSHQYPLGMVMSLARRRMLLEYARQHGCWIIEDDYDSEFRYGSRPLASLQGLDTAGQVIYVGSFGKTLFPGLRVGYLVAPEPLAESFATASAELYREGQLLQQAVLAEFIAEGHFVSHIRKMRTLYGQRREVLLDAVAQRYGDTLHALGSDAGLHLVTQLPEGVDDRAVAQAALERNIVVRPLSGYYADRDRAASGLLLGYACVPEDEIATAFATLAEAIDERAFGRVVEVA